A genome region from Frankineae bacterium MT45 includes the following:
- a CDS encoding PH domain-containing protein, producing MGYPEKLLADDETVVEHLHPHWITLVPAVAWFLVICVFVGIGLGNLPDGSTHKAVMLIILVVALGLFVYLVLRPFITWRSSHYVFTTHRVLIRRGIARHTGRDISLQRISDVSFTQTLLDRIVRAGSITIESAGEHGQETLHNLPNSAKQQQLLNQLIERDSDRRNGRINPQA from the coding sequence ATGGGCTATCCGGAGAAACTGCTGGCCGATGACGAGACGGTCGTCGAGCACCTGCATCCGCACTGGATCACCTTGGTGCCGGCCGTGGCCTGGTTCCTGGTCATCTGCGTCTTCGTTGGTATCGGCCTGGGAAACCTCCCGGACGGGTCGACGCACAAGGCGGTCATGCTCATCATTCTCGTCGTCGCACTAGGGCTCTTCGTGTACCTGGTGCTCCGGCCGTTCATCACCTGGCGCTCGTCGCACTACGTCTTCACCACGCACCGCGTGCTGATCCGCCGGGGCATCGCCCGCCACACCGGGCGTGACATCTCGCTGCAGCGCATCAGTGACGTCTCCTTCACCCAGACGCTGCTGGATCGCATCGTGCGGGCCGGCTCCATCACCATCGAATCGGCGGGCGAGCACGGCCAGGAGACGCTGCACAATCTGCCGAACTCGGCCAAGCAGCAGCAGCTGCTCAATCAGCTCATCGAGCGGGACAGCGACCGGCGCAACGGGCGAATCAACCCGCAGGCCTGA
- a CDS encoding 16S rRNA (cytidine1402-2'-O)-methyltransferase codes for MSNPGTGSLTGADPARPEAGRVILAATPLGNPGDASARLIGALADAPIVAAEDTRRLRRLCADLQVTPSGRIVSFFEANETSRVPQLLEALGEGSDVLVVTDAGMPSVSDPGYRLVTAAVQAGIAITVLPGPSAVTTALALSGLAVDRFCFEGFLPRKQGERRRALESLAAEPRTMVFFEAPHRLVELLADMTELFGADRPAACCRELTKTYEEVRRGTLAELLEWAAGDVRGEITLVVAGATPLAAELTPQQLADEVALRESAGQPRKEAIAAVAKERGVAKRTVFDAVVEAKRS; via the coding sequence GTGAGTAACCCCGGGACCGGCTCCCTGACCGGCGCTGATCCCGCCCGCCCGGAGGCTGGCCGGGTCATCCTGGCCGCGACGCCGCTGGGTAACCCCGGTGACGCTTCGGCCCGTCTCATCGGCGCGCTGGCCGACGCTCCGATCGTCGCCGCCGAGGACACCCGCCGGCTGCGCCGCCTCTGCGCCGACCTGCAGGTCACCCCGTCCGGGCGGATCGTCTCCTTCTTCGAGGCGAACGAGACGTCTCGGGTGCCGCAGTTGCTGGAGGCCCTCGGTGAGGGGAGTGACGTCCTGGTCGTCACCGACGCCGGCATGCCGTCGGTCTCCGACCCGGGGTACCGGTTGGTCACCGCCGCCGTGCAGGCCGGGATCGCGATCACCGTGCTCCCCGGGCCTTCGGCGGTGACGACCGCGCTCGCCCTCTCCGGTCTGGCCGTTGATCGCTTCTGCTTCGAGGGTTTCCTGCCGCGCAAGCAGGGGGAGCGGCGGCGGGCGCTGGAGTCGCTGGCGGCCGAGCCACGCACCATGGTCTTCTTCGAGGCGCCGCACCGGCTGGTGGAGCTCCTCGCTGACATGACGGAACTGTTCGGCGCCGACCGTCCGGCCGCCTGCTGCCGCGAACTCACCAAGACCTATGAAGAGGTGCGGCGGGGGACGCTGGCGGAGCTACTGGAGTGGGCCGCCGGCGACGTGCGGGGCGAGATCACGCTGGTCGTCGCCGGTGCCACGCCGCTCGCCGCCGAGCTCACCCCGCAGCAGTTGGCCGACGAGGTCGCGCTGCGGGAGAGTGCCGGGCAGCCGCGGAAGGAGGCGATCGCCGCGGTGGCCAAGGAGCGTGGCGTCGCCAAGCGGACGGTCTTCGACGCGGTCGTCGAGGCCAAGCGCAGCTAG
- a CDS encoding BirA family transcriptional regulator, biotin operon repressor / biotin-[acetyl-CoA-carboxylase] ligase — protein sequence MSLPERPPLDLDRLHAPGAIGDPWHEITVVDQSPSTNTDLINAAASTSTGSVLVAEHQTAGLGRLGRQWESPARSSLTVSVLLRPSVDLARWGWLALLAGVALRETVAGLGLSAALKWPNDLMIGPDEAKAAGILAQVSGPAVVIGIGVNVTNTREELPIPTATSLQLSGATAPDRTGLLLDLLANVGRRYLDWEAAGGDAQRSGLADEYRRHCSTLGRAVNVEHAGGGTHSGTATGIDADGRLLLRTKGNDELAIGAGDVHHLRAIGDSL from the coding sequence ATGAGCCTGCCCGAGCGGCCACCGCTGGACCTCGACCGCCTGCATGCGCCGGGGGCGATCGGCGACCCGTGGCATGAGATCACGGTGGTGGACCAGTCACCCTCAACCAACACGGACCTGATCAACGCGGCGGCCAGCACTTCAACGGGGAGCGTGCTCGTCGCCGAACATCAGACGGCCGGGCTGGGACGTCTGGGGCGGCAGTGGGAGTCTCCGGCGCGCTCCAGCCTCACCGTCTCGGTGCTGCTACGCCCTAGTGTCGACCTCGCCCGCTGGGGGTGGCTGGCCCTGCTGGCCGGGGTGGCCCTCCGCGAGACGGTGGCCGGCCTCGGCCTCTCTGCCGCGCTCAAGTGGCCCAACGACTTGATGATCGGCCCGGACGAGGCGAAGGCGGCCGGCATCCTGGCTCAGGTCAGCGGCCCGGCGGTGGTCATCGGGATCGGCGTCAACGTCACGAATACCCGGGAAGAATTGCCGATTCCGACGGCAACGTCACTTCAGTTGAGCGGAGCGACCGCCCCTGATCGCACCGGCCTGCTCCTCGATCTGTTGGCCAACGTGGGGCGCCGCTACCTGGACTGGGAGGCCGCCGGTGGGGACGCGCAGCGCAGCGGTCTAGCCGATGAGTACCGACGGCACTGCAGCACGCTCGGACGCGCCGTAAACGTCGAGCATGCCGGCGGAGGCACGCACTCCGGCACCGCGACCGGAATTGACGCCGACGGGCGCTTGCTGCTGCGGACCAAGGGCAACGACGAGTTGGCGATCGGTGCGGGTGACGTCCACCATCTGCGGGCGATCGGCGATAGCCTGTGA
- a CDS encoding type IV pilus assembly protein PilM, producing the protein MAASTALTGLDIGSTSIRAIEATRTKDQPIVTNFGQLPLPEGAVVAGVVQDEDTITNALRLMWSTQNFKSKQVVLGVNNQQIVVREIDLPKLSQKERRLALPFQVRDVVPFSVEDALLDFYPLEEVPDTDLMHGLLIAVPKSGVLASVRAVEKAGLTVKQVDLASFAALRASTAAGPSAQAVVDLGAHATNLIVYSEYAPRVVRTIPRGAGEITTMIASRLGANIEEAESLKRRVGLNDEEGPETAEVVYEALRPLVNEIRSSFTYFRSTRPTDPVSRLALFGGGAQLPGLADMLTRELKVETYVADPLVRVQDSRRVGRHDAMSRFESAAAVSVGLTLGAA; encoded by the coding sequence ATGGCTGCATCAACGGCTCTCACCGGTCTCGATATCGGATCGACCTCGATTCGCGCCATCGAGGCGACGCGGACCAAGGACCAGCCAATCGTCACCAACTTCGGCCAACTCCCGCTGCCCGAGGGTGCCGTCGTCGCCGGGGTGGTTCAGGACGAAGACACGATCACAAACGCGCTGCGCCTGATGTGGAGCACTCAGAACTTCAAGAGCAAGCAAGTCGTTCTCGGCGTGAACAACCAGCAGATCGTCGTGCGCGAGATCGACCTACCGAAGCTGAGCCAGAAGGAGCGGCGGCTCGCTCTGCCGTTCCAGGTGCGCGACGTCGTGCCGTTCTCCGTTGAAGATGCCCTCCTCGACTTCTATCCGCTTGAAGAAGTACCGGACACCGATCTCATGCACGGCCTGCTCATCGCCGTGCCAAAGTCAGGCGTTCTGGCTTCGGTACGAGCAGTCGAAAAGGCCGGGTTGACGGTCAAGCAGGTCGATCTAGCTTCCTTCGCCGCACTTCGCGCCTCGACGGCGGCTGGACCGTCGGCCCAGGCCGTAGTGGATCTGGGCGCGCATGCCACAAACCTGATCGTCTACAGCGAGTACGCGCCTCGAGTCGTGCGGACCATCCCGCGCGGAGCTGGAGAGATCACCACGATGATCGCCTCCCGTCTCGGAGCGAATATCGAAGAGGCCGAGTCGCTGAAGCGGCGGGTCGGTCTCAACGATGAGGAGGGGCCGGAGACCGCCGAGGTCGTATACGAGGCACTTCGACCGTTGGTGAACGAGATTCGTTCGTCATTCACGTACTTCCGTTCGACCCGCCCGACAGATCCCGTCTCGCGTCTCGCTCTCTTCGGCGGAGGAGCTCAGCTCCCCGGCCTAGCCGACATGCTGACGCGGGAACTTAAAGTCGAGACCTACGTAGCCGATCCACTAGTTCGGGTTCAGGACTCGCGGCGCGTTGGACGCCATGACGCCATGAGCCGATTCGAGTCAGCCGCCGCGGTGTCGGTCGGCCTCACGCTGGGAGCTGCATGA
- a CDS encoding C-terminal four TMM region of protein-O-mannosyltransferase translates to MEDPVRDDTPLETEAESEAASELEAPDSGASEEPAAEQPTAEQPPAEPLAPSLQPWHDPHPWHGIIAATLIGLIAFVIRVWNVGHPRGKVFDEVYYATEGRELIRFGYEDNRGYMFVVHPPLGKWLIGLGEAFAGRMGWSAEVGWRLAPAIAGTVAVILLTRVARRMFRSNFFGAVAGLLLALEGMSIVLSRTALLDIFLQPFLIAAFGALLLDRERMRARLASLVEAGVPLRNGIPHLGPRPWRLVAGVMLGLACGVKWSAAFFYIAMLVMSLVWDRYALRAAGVRSSWRWAVRRSWIYAIGSLFLVPLGTYLLVWTGWFAGNNGWNRHWADTHSPSATLHLPLGIHIPFNWGFLPNAIRSLGAYHYNAYTFHEGLDSPHPFSSKPWGWLVLGRPVDFYYDGNGTSCGSAHCSSELLLIGTPLLWWAFTPALIWIIWQYVTTRDWRAGVVLLMFVPGWLVWFQDPKRTMFIFYMAPLIPFLVLGLTLALGALLGPAGVALPSLRETGRSFADLRERAYLFAEDRRRFWGSLGLTFYLAVVIVDFLWMWPLFRGAPMSTDVWQAHMWLPSWI, encoded by the coding sequence GTGGAGGACCCCGTACGGGACGACACCCCACTGGAGACCGAGGCCGAATCCGAGGCGGCGAGCGAACTGGAGGCGCCGGATTCCGGGGCCTCCGAGGAACCCGCCGCCGAGCAGCCCACCGCCGAGCAGCCTCCGGCCGAACCGCTCGCCCCGTCGCTGCAGCCCTGGCACGACCCGCACCCGTGGCACGGGATCATCGCGGCGACGCTCATCGGGCTCATCGCCTTCGTCATCCGGGTCTGGAACGTGGGCCACCCGCGGGGCAAGGTCTTCGACGAGGTCTACTACGCCACCGAAGGTCGCGAGCTGATCCGCTTCGGCTACGAGGACAACCGCGGTTACATGTTCGTGGTCCACCCCCCGCTCGGGAAGTGGCTCATCGGTCTGGGCGAGGCGTTCGCTGGACGGATGGGGTGGAGTGCTGAGGTCGGCTGGCGGCTGGCCCCAGCGATCGCGGGGACCGTCGCCGTCATCCTGCTGACCCGGGTGGCCCGGCGGATGTTCCGCTCGAACTTCTTCGGCGCGGTGGCCGGGCTGCTACTGGCGCTGGAGGGGATGTCGATCGTCCTCTCCCGCACCGCGCTGCTGGACATCTTCCTGCAGCCGTTCCTGATCGCGGCCTTCGGTGCGCTGCTCTTAGATCGGGAGCGGATGCGGGCCCGGCTGGCCTCCCTGGTGGAGGCCGGTGTCCCGCTGCGCAACGGCATCCCCCATCTCGGCCCGCGTCCGTGGCGCCTGGTCGCGGGTGTGATGCTCGGCCTGGCCTGCGGGGTGAAGTGGTCGGCCGCCTTCTTCTACATCGCGATGCTCGTGATGAGCCTGGTCTGGGACCGGTACGCGCTGCGGGCGGCCGGGGTGCGGTCGTCGTGGCGCTGGGCGGTGCGCCGCTCCTGGATCTACGCGATCGGCTCTCTCTTCCTGGTGCCGCTGGGCACCTATCTGTTGGTGTGGACGGGTTGGTTCGCTGGCAACAACGGCTGGAACCGGCACTGGGCCGACACTCACTCGCCATCGGCCACCCTGCACCTGCCGCTGGGCATACACATTCCCTTCAACTGGGGCTTCCTGCCGAATGCGATCCGCTCGCTCGGCGCTTATCACTACAACGCGTACACCTTCCACGAAGGTCTGGACTCGCCCCACCCGTTCAGCTCGAAGCCGTGGGGTTGGCTGGTGCTGGGGCGTCCGGTCGACTTCTACTACGACGGGAACGGGACGTCCTGCGGGTCGGCGCACTGCTCGTCGGAGTTGCTGCTGATCGGGACGCCGCTGCTCTGGTGGGCCTTCACCCCGGCGCTGATCTGGATCATCTGGCAGTACGTGACGACCCGTGACTGGCGGGCCGGCGTGGTGCTGCTTATGTTCGTCCCGGGCTGGCTGGTCTGGTTCCAGGACCCCAAGCGGACCATGTTCATCTTCTACATGGCCCCGCTGATCCCGTTCCTGGTGCTGGGGTTGACCCTCGCGCTGGGGGCACTCCTCGGCCCGGCCGGCGTCGCACTCCCGTCCCTGCGCGAGACTGGGCGCTCCTTCGCCGACCTGCGTGAGCGGGCCTACCTCTTCGCCGAGGACCGCCGAAGATTCTGGGGTTCACTGGGGTTGACGTTCTACCTCGCTGTGGTCATCGTCGACTTCCTGTGGATGTGGCCACTCTTCCGCGGGGCGCCGATGTCGACGGACGTGTGGCAGGCCCACATGTGGCTACCGAGCTGGATCTGA
- a CDS encoding leader peptidase (prepilin peptidase) / N-methyltransferase produces MLPLQALAAILGLAIGSFLNVVIYRVPRNESLLFPRSHCPTCATAIKSRHNIPLISWLVLRGKCASCRSPISIRYPLVEVATAALFVVMTTQFGITVELPAFLYLSAMAVALTMIDYDVKRLPNAIVLPSYLVGVSLLTVAAIVNHDWAPAMRALTAMCALWTVFFAIRMLYPAGMGYGDVKLAGLIGLFIGSLSWSAVIVAAFGAFVLGSVVGIALLLSRTADRKRAIPFGPFMLSAAVLALFVSAPIATWYGSILSPG; encoded by the coding sequence ATGCTCCCGCTACAGGCACTGGCCGCGATCCTCGGGCTCGCGATAGGTTCCTTTCTCAACGTCGTGATCTATCGGGTTCCTCGCAACGAATCGCTGCTCTTCCCGCGTTCGCACTGCCCGACCTGCGCAACCGCCATCAAATCGCGGCACAATATCCCGTTGATCAGCTGGCTGGTCCTGCGTGGCAAGTGTGCGAGCTGCCGTTCGCCGATCAGCATTCGCTACCCGCTCGTCGAGGTGGCCACCGCCGCCCTCTTCGTCGTGATGACTACCCAGTTCGGGATCACCGTCGAACTCCCGGCGTTCCTCTATCTCAGCGCGATGGCGGTTGCGCTGACGATGATCGACTACGACGTGAAGCGGTTGCCGAATGCCATCGTGCTCCCCTCGTACCTGGTCGGCGTATCGCTGCTGACGGTCGCGGCTATCGTCAACCACGACTGGGCGCCGGCGATGCGGGCACTGACGGCGATGTGCGCACTGTGGACTGTCTTCTTTGCGATCCGCATGCTCTATCCGGCTGGCATGGGTTACGGAGACGTCAAACTGGCGGGCTTGATCGGCCTCTTCATCGGAAGCCTCTCCTGGTCAGCCGTCATTGTGGCGGCGTTCGGGGCATTCGTCCTCGGATCAGTCGTCGGAATCGCTCTACTTCTGAGTAGAACTGCCGATCGTAAGAGGGCAATACCCTTCGGCCCATTCATGCTGAGCGCTGCCGTCCTGGCGCTCTTCGTGTCCGCACCGATCGCCACTTGGTACGGATCAATCTTGAGCCCGGGGTAG